One Mesorhizobium sp. L-2-11 genomic region harbors:
- a CDS encoding recombinase family protein — protein sequence MLAVPGNSDERLTAVRRSKFAYVYVRQSSINQVRHHQESTELQYSLVDRAVRLGWPPDRVVVIDEDLGKSGNGQVERGGFQRLIAEIGLGNAGLVVSLDASRLARNNRDWHQLLELCSLFGVIIADGERLYDPCAYHDRLLLGLSGIMSEAELHQIRIRLHQGERQKAARGELRIPLPGGLAYNRSGQIVLNPDEEVQARLRLVFDKFRELGTARRVMRYLRTHDLRIPVRPLRGPGPHELVWRDATIAHVHYILHNPAYAGAYVYGRRRINAVRQGPGSHRATSKVAIDDWEVCIKDAHPGYIDWEEFMVNQRRLADNTNRYEAGHRGAPRKGIALLQGLAVCGQCGRRMTVRYSGPDSACPVYCCLADRNQTGSSLCQEVRAPAVDELVAQTLLKALEPDQIAIAIAALDEIAEETRSLEKQWTLRRERARYDAERARRQYDTVEPENRLVARTLEKAWEDKLRLVDEIEQEYRRWRDREPLVLQTQDHAALQQLAENLPAIWHSETTQPEDRKRILRFIVQEVVLDQKKIRGQVAIRILWQTGATSQHQIQRRVQSYDRDYGELELVRERITQLNAAGDMDRQIAKKLNDEGIRSARGRPFTYENVWLLRHRWGIPTAKINGVAANPTRWPDGTYSVQGAAAAIGVTAQTIFDYLAQGLINGRQSTKGQPWQISLSSDQIDQLQRRLQRTRRSRKGAS from the coding sequence ATGTTGGCCGTCCCGGGTAATTCTGACGAGCGGCTCACGGCCGTCCGGCGTTCAAAGTTCGCTTACGTTTATGTACGCCAATCCTCGATAAACCAGGTGCGCCACCATCAGGAAAGCACCGAACTTCAGTACAGCTTGGTGGACCGAGCCGTCAGATTGGGCTGGCCGCCGGATCGTGTCGTCGTCATCGATGAGGATCTTGGAAAATCGGGAAACGGCCAAGTCGAGCGCGGCGGCTTCCAACGGCTCATCGCCGAGATCGGGCTCGGCAACGCGGGTCTGGTGGTCAGCCTCGATGCATCTCGATTGGCACGCAATAACCGAGATTGGCATCAACTCCTCGAGTTGTGTTCATTGTTCGGCGTTATCATCGCTGATGGCGAGCGCCTCTACGATCCCTGCGCTTATCACGACCGGCTGCTGTTAGGGCTCTCGGGGATCATGAGCGAAGCAGAGTTGCATCAGATCCGCATCCGCCTGCATCAAGGGGAGCGGCAGAAGGCGGCGCGAGGCGAGCTTCGCATACCGCTGCCAGGTGGCTTGGCGTACAACCGCTCCGGCCAGATCGTGCTCAATCCTGATGAAGAGGTGCAGGCTCGGCTGCGTCTGGTCTTCGACAAATTTAGGGAGCTTGGGACCGCGCGACGCGTTATGCGTTACCTGCGCACGCACGACCTACGCATACCGGTGCGGCCGCTCCGCGGGCCGGGACCCCATGAGCTGGTGTGGCGAGACGCCACCATCGCCCATGTCCATTATATTTTGCACAACCCGGCCTATGCCGGCGCATATGTCTACGGCCGGCGCCGAATAAATGCGGTCCGCCAAGGTCCGGGTTCGCACCGCGCAACCTCGAAGGTGGCCATTGACGACTGGGAGGTTTGCATCAAAGACGCACACCCTGGTTATATTGACTGGGAGGAGTTCATGGTCAATCAGCGCCGCCTCGCCGACAACACCAATCGATACGAGGCCGGCCACCGCGGCGCGCCGCGCAAGGGCATTGCTTTGCTGCAGGGCTTGGCGGTTTGCGGCCAATGCGGGCGGCGGATGACCGTGCGCTACAGCGGCCCCGACAGTGCATGCCCCGTTTACTGCTGCCTGGCGGACCGCAACCAGACCGGCAGCTCTCTCTGTCAGGAGGTTCGGGCGCCCGCAGTAGATGAGTTGGTCGCCCAAACCCTCCTGAAGGCGTTGGAACCTGACCAAATCGCCATCGCCATCGCTGCGCTCGACGAGATTGCGGAGGAAACGCGGAGCCTCGAGAAACAATGGACGCTACGGCGGGAACGTGCGCGGTATGACGCCGAGCGGGCTCGACGACAATACGACACCGTGGAACCGGAAAATCGTCTCGTCGCCAGAACCCTGGAAAAGGCATGGGAAGACAAGCTGCGCTTGGTCGATGAGATCGAGCAGGAATATCGTCGGTGGAGAGACCGAGAGCCCTTGGTGTTACAGACACAGGATCACGCGGCGCTTCAGCAACTCGCCGAGAATTTGCCGGCTATCTGGCACTCAGAAACGACCCAACCAGAAGACCGCAAACGTATCTTGCGCTTCATCGTGCAGGAGGTCGTTCTCGACCAGAAGAAGATACGCGGCCAGGTCGCCATCAGGATTCTTTGGCAGACCGGCGCAACCAGCCAACATCAAATCCAACGCCGAGTTCAATCTTACGATCGAGACTATGGCGAACTCGAGCTTGTGCGTGAGCGGATCACGCAACTCAATGCTGCGGGCGATATGGACAGGCAAATCGCCAAAAAATTGAACGACGAGGGCATTCGTTCAGCCCGAGGCAGACCATTCACCTACGAGAACGTCTGGCTTCTGCGCCACCGCTGGGGAATCCCGACAGCCAAGATTAACGGTGTCGCAGCCAATCCGACACGCTGGCCTGATGGGACCTACTCTGTACAGGGCGCTGCCGCTGCAATCGGCGTGACGGCTCAAACCATCTTCGATTACCTCGCCCAGGGACTTATCAACGGTCGGCAAAGCACGAAAGGCCAGCCTTGGCAGATCAGCCTTTCCAGCGACCAGATCGATCAACTTCAACGCCGACTGCAACGGACCAGGCGATCAAGGAAAGGTGCATCATGA